Below is a window of Pyrobaculum aerophilum str. IM2 DNA.
AAAGGCGATGCCGAGCTCTACTCTGTCGTAAGGCTCTAACATCCTGGCCACGTGCTTGCCCAAGTCTATATAAACGTCAAGTCTGGGCTCCAGCGATTTTAAAAATCTTAAGCCGTCTATAGCGGCGTCACAACGCTCTTTATCTGGACAAAGATTACACTTATCCCCCAGCCTCTCCCTGGCGCATATAACACAAGTCTCTGTAACTCTACACATGTCAAGAGCGGGAGCGGCGAATCCACAAGACTTACAAATAGCCACGCCTCTAGCCGCGTAGAGATTGCCCACCAGTATAAATATTGGCATATATTTAGTTGCATGGCCGTAGCCATCGTCGCGGAGTCGCAAACGCCAGATGAGCCGACGAGAGATATATACTTCGAGGTAAAGAAGAGGGGGCTTCCCGTGCGTTACATACCTATTCAACGCCTTTCTGTTAAGATTTACAACGGCGAGGCAATTGTGGAAACTCGCAGAGGGCCGCTAGAGCCCTCCGCAGTAGTGATCAGGGGGCTTGGATACGTAATTGATACAAATACGCTTATGAGGAGAGTTTCCGCGTTGAGGATTTTAGAGAGGAAGGGAGCCGTGGCCATAAACCCCGTAGATGCCCTTTTAAACTGTAGAAATAAGTTGGAGACGGTATATCTCCTAAGCAAGGCGGGGATACCGGTGCCTCCTACCGTGGCGACTGAGGATCTCTACTACGGCTACGTAACGGCAAGAGACATGGGAAGAGTTGTGCTGAAGCCTATACAAGGCAGTAGGGGATATGGCGCCATGATGTTTGAAGACGCAGAACAGGCCTTTCAAGTAATGAGGACGTTGCTAATAGCCAAAAATCCCCTCTACATACAAAAATATATTGAAAAGCCCAATAGAGATATTAGAATAATTGTAGTAGACGGCAGGGCAATTGGATGTATGTATAGAGTCTCTAGCAGCTGGAAGACGAATATAGCCCAGGGAGCATTGGGAGTTCCCTGCGAGCTCAATCCAGAGCTTGAAGAGCTGGCAGTAAAGGCCACTCACACAATGGGCCTCGTCTACTCAGGCGTGGACATCGGAGAGGGGAAGGAGGGATACGTGGTGTTTGAAGTGAATGCCAGCCCCGACTGGCGCGGCTTTAAACAAGCCACTGGCATAAACCCAGCGGTGCACATCGCCGAATATATTGAAAGAGTGGTGAAAAGGTAAAAAACACCGTAGTTCCGCAGACAAGTGACTAAGTGGCTTTTAAAATGCACAGTCTGTGGAGAGGAGAGAGTGTTTGAGGCAGGCTTCAACTTGGCGCTTCTCGGGGGTAGAGTATATCTCTACTGTAAGAGGTGTAAAGCAAATAGGGTGCATTTAATCCTTGGCTGTCTCGAGGAAGACGGCAGTTGCCCCGTAGCTGGCGCGGACGTTATAGACTGAAAGAATTTCTATACGCTATTTCTCTCAAGAGGCTGGCCAAGTGAGGCGCTGTTTTTTGCAATTTCGCCAATGCGGTGTTTATGTCGTCTGCAGGAGAGACGCCGTATTTTTGTAGAGCGTAGACGTGTGGGCCCATGATTGATTGTAACGACGGCATGTATATGCCGTACATCCAGTTTAAAAAATGCTCCGTAGCGCTTAGCAAATAAGCCGTAGTTGAATAATAGAAGAGGTTATTAAGTGGCTCAAGGCGTTTATACTGCCGAGAGTGCTTAAAATTTTGCCCAATTCCTCTGCCTCAGTCTCATCTAGCTTATCTAAAAGGCGTTTTGCCTCCAAGCGCTCTCTTTTCTTCTCCAGTTCTAATTTTAACTGATTGAGAGACTGGCCGACGGAGGCAATGCTCTTCTCCATGTCAATACAGGCGTTTCTCAGCCTCTTCTCCCTCTCCTGAAGGCGTTTGATCTGCTCGTTGTACACGTCCATGCCGATAACTCCCTTTAACAACGCCTCCTCTAGCTTGTGGTAGGACTTGTCCAACTCGCCGCGAGACTTTTTCAACTCCTCTATCATCTTGTTCACTTCTCTCACTTTAATCTCGAAGAACTTGGGCAAAGCCGCTATGTCCAGATCCACATATTCCCTCGTGATTTTAACCTTTATATTCGGCGTATCTAGAATATAGCTCTGGCCATTGGCGTCCTTAATCTCTATAGAAAGTAGCTTTTTCCTCTTCACGTCGAACTCGCCCTTCTCAGCGACGCCAATTAACAAAACCCCGCCTATATACACCGGCTTTCCTCTAACCACAGGCAGTTTGACATCCCTCTTCTCCTTGCCTAACTGCGGAAAAAGCCTCCAAATCACGCCTTTCTCTACAGCTAAATTAAAACCTCAGCGGTCAAGAAGCGATATTATATATCAGCTGTACATTTCCCCGTGGATTTGCAAAAGCTTCATGAGTTAATAAAAAACTGCGATAAATGCCCACTGCATAAATACCGCAAAAACGCCGTCCCTGGCGAGGGCGAGATGAAATTGGGGGTAATGATTGTCGGCGAGGCGCCGGGCGCGTCTGAAGACGAGGCAGGCCGGCCGTTTGTAGGAGCGGCGGGACAGCTGTTAACTGAGGCGCTGAGCCGCTTAGGCGTGAGGCGAGGCGATGTGTTTATCACTAACGTAGTTAAGTGCAGGCCGCCGAATAACCGCACGCCCAATAGGGAGGAGGTTGAGGCGTGTCTCCCGTACCTCATACAACAGATAGGCATTTTAAAGCCCAGGAGGATAATTGCGCTTGGGCTCATAAGCGCAAAGGCCCTTATGGAGCTCATGGGGAGAAGGGCTGAGAAGCTGGGCGACGTCAAGGGGAAGTGCTACCAGGGCAGAATAGCCGGAGTTCAAGTGGAGTTGTGTATTACATACCACCCAGCGGCGGTATTGAGAAAGCCGGCATTGAGGGGCGAGTTTCAAAAAGATTTGGCCATGTTCTTCGGCGGGGGGCTTGACCGCTTCTTAGACCCGTCTAAGTGAATTTTATATAAGGGGGTTAACTTGTGGATTTTTTCTGCCATAAGCGTGGATGCACGGCGAGGGATCATTTAAATGAGTATGAATTCTGCACGGCGAATTTCGGCGTTGACAAGGTGAGGAAGGCTCTAGTGGATTTCACAGCGGAGCAGATGGCGTTGCTTCAAAAGATTAGTTTGAATTGGATTAATACAAAGAACCCGATATACATGTTTCTCTCCGGTAGTCTACTGGTATATTGCCTGTGGGAAGAGCCCATGTGTAAGGCCTTAGAGGGCGTGCGACTAGCCGGCGCCGCGGAGAGGTCCGGGGCAGCTTACTACTTGCCGCACACTCTCTTTTCTGAGGAGGTCTTAGAAAATCTGCCCCTCCCCGAGATCTCTGAGGAGGAGTATGAAATTAAGAAGTATTACGTCGTAAGTCTCCAAGGCTTCTCTGGCGAGGGCGATGCTTTAGAAGATCTCGCGAGGTTTTTCGAATCCGCCCCTGTGTTTTTGGGCATGAGGGCAGCGAGGGTTGTGAGGGGGGTGCCGTATATGCCTCAATTGGCTAATAAGTACACTGATAAAATCGATATTCTTCTCAAAGGCGTTGACGGCTCTCTCACAGGGCTGGGATATGTAGATGTGACAAAGACGTACCACCTCGGCTTCTCCAAGGCTAAGAGCTTCCTACTATACGGGCTGGACAGAGTCGTCTTGCTACACCCCCACGTTGATCTCAGCTTCCACAAAGAAGTGGCGAATAGGATTAAAAACAGGTGGGATATCTCGGAGGTGGGATACGCCGTCTTAAACCCAGTGGAGGAAGAGCTATATTTCTACAAGTTGCCGAGGAAAAATAGGTATCTGTCCATGAGCGTCTCGGCGCAAAAACATTCAAGCGTCATTAGGCGATATATCGAATCTCTATGAGAACTTTTGAGCGGAGTTATTCGCTTATTTTTGGACGATCTCCTAGAAAACTGGCCTTTTATGCCACTGCGTTCTTAATAATCCTCGCCGCTTTAAAAAGCTTGTCTCAGCCTGCGGCGTTGCTTTTATATATTGCCTATGGAGGCGCCATATTGACAATTTTAATGCTAGCGGACCGCGCTGTTATAAACTTAAGGCGGTCTTACTACATAGCGGTTATCTCAACGCTACTAGTTGCCTTCTTCGACGTGATCTTCCAAAAGCCAGTTCTGTCATTTGCCCTTGTGGGCTCAACTGCCAGCGCGTTAGTACTGCAGTCGCTTAAGTGCAAAAGCCCCGTTTACATTTTGCCTCTTGTATTGACGGCGTTAATTTACTACCTAATGGGTAGCGTGAGCCTCTTGTTGCTCTCCGCGGTTTACATAGCAGTGCTCTACTTGTTTAGAATAGTTGTGAATAAAATGGCGGGGGGCCTAGATGCGATGTGCATGTTCTCAAGTTTCCTGTACGCAGTATTTGCAGAAGACGACGTATTAGAAGACGCCTTTAAAGAGCTAGGACAACGGGAGAAAGTGCCTATACACCTCTTTTTAATAGGCGGAAGCCACGTGGTTTTAGTAAGCGACTTCCACCCAGGCCCCTTTAGGCACATTGGCGGGGGAATGTTAGTCGACGTGTTGCACAGAGAAGTGGGGAAAATGGGCTATCGCCTCACGTTCTTACACGGAGTGGGCAGCCACGAGCGCGATCCTGTTAGCAGAGATTCTGTCCAACGTATTGTGGAGTCTGTGAAATCCGCCCTCGCCTCTATGCACAACGGGGCTCTCCCCGCCGGCGTTCGCCCCCTAAAAGTAGAGGTAGGCGATGTTAAATTAGTTGGCCTAAGCTTGGGAACGCCTCCGCATCTGGCTATTGTAAGTAGAGTTCGCTCGGCCTCTGACGACATCCCCACTTGGGTGAGCAAGCTTGTAGACCCCGGGGAGTATATACTAGTCGACGCACAAAATAAATTCAACGGGGCAGTCCAGTGGAGAGATGAAGACGTTATTTCACTGTCAAGAGGCTTAAAGGCGTTGCACGAGGCTGGGGCTTGCCGCTCTTTTAAAATAGGCGTTGGACACGCCGCGACAGAGCACTTAGTTCCCTTGGGCTATGAGATAGGCCCCGCTGGCGTCTCAGCTATAGTAGGGGACTGCGACGGGGCGAGGAGCTTATTAATAGTCTTTGACGGAAATAACATAGACAGCGCCTTGTATGACAAACTAGTTAAGGCCTATGAAAGGCGTGGATACAGCGTGGTGGAGGTAGTAACCACAGACACCCACAGGGCCACTGGGGTGGGCATTGGCCGTGGGTATAGAATTGTGGGAGAGCGCCTCAGCCACGGCGCGATTTTAGAAGTTGTAGAAAAGGCAGTTTTAGAGGCGGAAAAAAACCTAGCCCCGCTCCCAGTCGCCTACCGCCGTGTAGAAGTAGAGGCCGAGGTGCTGGGAGAAGAGGGGTTTAGGAAAATTCAAAAGGCCGTGAAGATGTATAAAAAAGTGGGGGTAATTGTAATACTCGCCGTATTCGTGTTGCCGTCTCTGGTCATTGCGCTTTTGGCATAGGGTTTTTTGTGCTCTCTGAAGGCGGTTTAAGGAAAGCAGTTAGTAACAGCCCTGCTGTATAAAAAATATATACCCAAGAGTGAGATTGTTCGTGTCTTCCAAAAAGAAGAAGGCAGACGCAGAGGTTTCCCAGACGCAAGCTACTGTGGAGGTCCGCGCCGATGTAGATGTAGAAGAACTTGAGGGTATTGGGCGCGTGACTGGGGCTAAATTGAAGGAAAGGGGCTATTACACAGTGCGCGACATAGCCTTTGCCTCAGTGAAAGAACTCGCTGAGATTATCGGCAACGAGGACAGGGCGCAACAGATAATTGAAGCCGCGCGGAAGATGTTAGGACTCCACTCTTTCATCTCAGCGCTGGAGGTATACGAGAGGCGTAAAAAAATCAGGAGAATCTCGACAGGGGTTAGATCGCTTGACGAATTGCTGGGAGGCGGCATTGAGACTAGGGCAGTGACTGAGATAGTGGGCGAGTTCGGCTCCGGGAAGACTCAGTTGTGCCACCAGCTCGCCGTAATGGTGCAACTGCCCGAGGAAAGGGGAGGGCTCGGCGCAAAGGCTATTTATATCGACACTGAGAACACCTTTAGGCCAGAGCGTATAATGCAGATAGCCAAGGCAAGGGGGTTAGATTCAGACCAAGCGTTGCACAATATCTTTTACGCCAGGGCTTACAGCTCTGACCACCAGATGATACTAGTGGAACAAGCCAAGTCTATTATCAAACAACACAACGTGGCGTTGTTAGTAGTGGATTCAGTAATAGCACACTTCAGATCTGAATTCCCCGGTAGGGAAAATCTGGCGGAAAGGCAACAAAAGCTGAATAAACACGTGGCGGACTTATTACGCCTAGCAGACGCCTACGACGTTGCAGTCGTAATTACAAACCAGGTTATGGCACAACCAGATGTGTTCTTCGGCAACCCGCTAAGGCCGGCTGGCGGCAATATATTAGCGCACGGCGCTACGTACCGTCTATGGCTTAGAAAGTCAAAGGAGAACATTAGAATTGCGAAGATATTCGACTCTCCGTATCACCCAGAGGGCGAGGTGTCCTTCCGCATTACAGAGGAGGGGCTAGTCGATTGACCGTAAAAAAGGAGTAACCAGTTGTATATAGGCATAAATTTAAAGTTAGACACTACAAATTCCCAAAAGCGTTTATAAGAATTGTAAATTGGGTGGTCCGCCATTTTAGCAACAAGTTGCGACGCCTCAGACGTGTAGCCCGCCACTGCGAGGCTCACGGAGACGTCAACAGCCAACGTGCGTATAAGAGTGTGGGCAACGGTTTCGCCCTCTACCACTTCTACCGAGGCCTTCTCCCTAACCAGACTGTAATCCGCCTTCGCAATGAGGACGTCTAACAACCTGTTCAGCAAGGCCAGCGACAGCTCATACGCCAAATTGTCGCCGGCGAGCTCCTGGGGGACAGCCCACACCTCTAAGAGCTCGGGCTCCGTCACGGCGCGGGCAAACGCAACCTCTCTGAGGATTTTATACTTGTCAAGCGGGAGCGCGACCTTTAAGATGTTAATATCGCCGACCTCGAGTTTAGTAGCTGACTCTCCAACAATTATCACGTCGATAGGGGGCGAGCCCAGGAGCTCTATCAATTCTTTAATCTCTCTGAGCGTATTTTCGCTTACAGGCACTAATACGACGATTTCCACAAGTATGTTAGCGGCTTGGATATAAATCCCTCTCCGTGGCCAAAACTTAACGCGCCTCTGGAGCTCAGGCGAATGCTTAAAAATGCCAAGAAAGGATAATAGTATGCCTTTGCCTAAAGTCGATGTCATTTTAACCGCTGACCGCTCGATGATGTCTAATTACCACCGCAAGGAGTTTTTAGGGTTCGGCACCACTGGGCCTATTTTTGTCGAATTGCCATTTGGACTTTCGGAGAGGTTCCACTCATATTTATTCGCCCCTAAGTTGAAGACAGACAAATGGGGTAGGCCTGTAGAGGCTCCGTATGGAATGAGGAAGATCGAGGCGAAGCTACTCGACGCTGGCATAAACGCCGCAGTGATAGACCCTGACCACGTACACAAATACCTCAAACACGCAAAAATCCTCATGTTGAGCCACCACGACTATTTCGGGCTTAATCCGCCCAGTAGCACATGGGGGGTGATCGTGGGGAAAGAGCCGATGAACGCCGTGTTTTTCAAGAGGTTTATGGAGAGGCTGTCGCCGTATATTTGGGAGGCGAAGTCCGCAAACGGGCTGAGGGTTATTGTCGGAGGCCCCGCGGCGTGGCAGTGGCTTTACTTCCCGGAGTTAGTGGAGAGGTGGGGCATTGACACAATTTTTGACGGAGAGGGAGAGAAGTTAATAGTTGATATTGTGAAAAACGCCCTAGAGGGCAAGCCGTTGCCCAAATACGTCTACGTGGGGGTATCGGAGGCGCCAAGCGTCGACGAGATCTCTACAATCAAGTATCCTAGTATAAATGGGCTTGTGGAAATAGGCAGGGGGTGCCCCAGGGGTTGCGCGTTCTGCTCTGTGACGTTGAGGGCAATGCGGTGGTATCCTCTTGAAAAGATAGAACAGGAGCTGAAGGTGAACGCCGAAGCTGGCGTAGTTGATGGAATTTTACACTCCGACGAAGTTCCGCTATACGGATCCACAGGCGTTGAGCCCGACCCCGAAAAGCTCATTGCGTTGCATAAACTCGCCAAGAGGTATTATAGAAAAGTCGGCTGGAGCCACACCACGCTTGTGGCGATATACCACGGCGAGAAGAAAATGGGAAAGCTTTTCACAAAGCTGTCGGAGATCATAATTGACGAACATCAAGACTGGTGGGGGGCCCAGATAGGGCTGGAGACGGGATCTGTTCGCCTCGCGCGGAAGATAATGCCGGGCAAGGCGGCTCCTTACAAAATAGACCAGTGGCATGAAATAGTCGTCGAGGCGGCATCAATAATGCACGAAATACGGCTAATACCCGCAATTACAATAATTGTCGGCCTCCCCGAGGAGCAACCAGAGGATGTAATAGAGACGATAGAGTTGATAGAGCGGCTCAGGCCTTACCGCTCCTTAATAGTGCCTCTGTTTTACGTCCCCATGAGCCATGTGAGGAGCGAGAAAAGCGGCTGGCTAGACAAAGTTAATTTATACCCTGAGCACATTGACCTCCTCAAGGTTGTGGCGAGACACTCAATATACTGGGCAAAAGACATCGTAAACAAGTTCTATTTCAAAGGGCCGCAATACGCCGTTGTTAGGCTACTTGTCAACTACTTTATAAACTATGTCGAGAAGAGACTAGATAGAATCGAAGACGATGTAGAGTGCTACAAAGAGGAGTTGAGGAAGGCGAGAGCCGCCTCAAGGAGAGAGATATTGACCTTCGCCAGCTAGTACTCTTTTTATCTCCTCCCTGAGATCTACTTCTATACCGACGCGGGCTAGTCCCAAGACTGTAGCTAGGAGACACGCCAAGCCGCAATTTTTACAACATGACAAGGCGATTCCCTCGCCGCATTCCACATCCCCCGATTTACAAATAAGGCCCTCGAGATACCCCCACGCCTTGTGTAATAGCCCAGCCCGCGGTATTTTCCTGCTAAACGCCAAATTATTAGCAATCCCGTATATGTCGGTAATATACAACACGGAGCTGACCCGCAGTCTTGATGCCAGCGACTTCAAACAGGGGAGGTTTCTTTGCTCAATACCGCCGCCACACAGCTCCAGTATTTTTTTGAACTCCTCAAGCGCAACGTCGTCAGTCTCTACGTAGGCCAACAGCCCCTCTCTCCAGTCCACAAGCGCTACGCCTCGGTGCATGGCTCTCAACATTGAGTTTTATAAATTGGTTACTTTCGTAAGGCTATGGAGGCCCAGCTGTGCTATGCCTGTACGGATCAGAACTACGCAAGGCCTGTGACTACTGTGAAGTGCACTATATGTAAAAAAGAAGTGGACTGGAGGCACGTCGTATCTCACTATATAGATCACGGAAAGAAAAGCGGAAATGACGTCGTTTGTCCCATATGCAACTCAAAGGTAAAGAGCCAGCAGTATAAACATCACGTAAGGCAACACTTCGCCGTTAAGAGAGAGCGGAGTTATATATGCGGCATATGCGGCAGAAGTTTCATATCTATACGATCACTCATTGTACACATAATGAAGGCGCACGAGTAATGGATTTAACTGTTTTTTTCCTCCTAATTTGGCCGCCGTATGTGGCCAACGGCTCAGCCGTCTTCGCCTCACGGCTCAAATGGCGCCACCCAGTGGATTTTGGGAGGAATTTTATAGACGGTAGGAGGATATTCGGAGACGGGAAGACTTATGAGGGCGTCGCCATAGGCATAGCGACTGGGACAGTGCTTGGCTACTTTCCCAACCTTGTATATCACGTAATTGGCGTTTTTGACGCGTTTGTGCTATCCGCTTCCGCCGTGTTGGGCGATCTCATAGGCGCTTTTATAAAACGAAGGCTGTGCATGCCCAGGGGGCATCCGGCGTTTCCCTTAGATCAGCTAGACTTTTTACTCACTGCGTTTCTCGTCTATAGCCTCTTCAGGGAAATTCCGGTTGTCTATGTTTTAGCGGCTGTGGTGATAACGCCGGTTATTCACCGCGCAACAAACTACGTCGCTTACTTGCTTAAGTTAAAGAAGGAGCCATGGTAATTATTTATTAACCCGCTTTAACGTCCAACTATGCACATCGTCATAGGCGATAGGTCAACAGTGGCGCTTTTCAAACTAATGGGATTTGAGGGGAAGACTATAGAGGATCCTGCAGAGGCGCTTAACTTTATAAAGAAAAGCCTCGATACATATGACGCTATTTTTATAACGTCGAAAATCGCCAAGACTATTAGGAGAGACCTCGATGAGATCAGGATGAGAAATCCGCGCAAACTGTTGGTCGAGGTGCCTAGCGTTGAAGAGGGGATGGAGCGGGAGGTTAACTATTTACAGATTGTGAGACAAGTACTGGGAGGATAATCTATTAAAACTGTTGAGTTAAGGGCGGCGTGTCGCTCTTTGAGGACTTGATACGGGCTAAAATAGCCGAGCTTGAGGAGTTGAAGAAAAACTTGCTTGTAGATATTGAGACTAGGATTAGGCGTGAGGCTTATGCGTTGCTCAATAAATTCACTGGGCAAATTACAAGTGTTGAAAGCGAGGTGACTCTGGAGCGCGAACGTATTATTTACGAGGCCCTTGTGAACTCCAGGAGGAAAATTGCTGAGACGTATGAAAACCTGTTGAAAGATTTGATAGACGCCGTGTACAGCGAGATAGACAAAATCCGGGGGACAGAGAGATATGTAAAATTCCTTACTTTTCTCATACAAAACGCGATTAATTATATACAGTCTCGGGATGTTATTATATACACGTCGCCTAAGGATAGAGGCGTAGTTGAGGCTATTGCCAGAAGCCTTGGCATAACTGGTTTAATAAGTGAGAGGGATATGAGAGTCGGTGTGGTAGTGACCTCCCGCGACGGCAGCGTCACAGTGGACTACTCGCTGGAAACTATTGTGGCCAATAAGCTAGAAGAATTAAAACACCTCCTGTACCTTGGGATACAATGAGCGGAAAAATTGAATACATCTCAGGCCCAGTCGTAAAGGCGGAGCTCCCAGGCGCTAGGCTGTATGAGCTCGTCTTTGTGGGCGAGATTAAATTATTTGGCGAAGTCGTGAGAATACAGGGCGAGAAGGCCTTTATCCAAGTCTATGAGGACACCACTGGTTTAAAGCCCGGCGAGCCCGTGGAGAGGACTGGGGAGCCCCTTAGCGCTTGGCTGGGCCCGACAATAATCGGCAAGATTTACGACGGAGTCCAGCGGCCGCTGAGAAATATCGAGGAGATTTCTAAAAACCCATTTATAGCCCGCGGCATTGGTTACGACAAGGCTCCGCCGCTCGACTTAAAGGCCGAGTTTGACTTCAAGCCGGCAGTCAAGCCCGGAGAGGAGGTGTATCCCGGAGACGTGCTCGGCTCAGTCAAAGAGACGGAGCCGATGACGCACTACATCTTATATCCGCCTCTTCCCGAACACGCCCCTGGGGTTGTCGAGTGGATCGCCGACGGGAAGTACAAAGTTGACGACGTAATTGCCAGGGTTAAAACAAAGCGTGGGGTAGTGGAGGTGAAAATGTGGCATAAATGGCCGGTGAGGAGGCCGAGGCCGTTTAAAGAGAAGCTCCCCCCAGTAGAGCCGCTCATAACAGGCGTGCGGACTGTGGACACTATGTTCCCCATCGCCAAGGGCGGCACC
It encodes the following:
- the udg gene encoding type-4 uracil-DNA glycosylase, with amino-acid sequence MDLQKLHELIKNCDKCPLHKYRKNAVPGEGEMKLGVMIVGEAPGASEDEAGRPFVGAAGQLLTEALSRLGVRRGDVFITNVVKCRPPNNRTPNREEVEACLPYLIQQIGILKPRRIIALGLISAKALMELMGRRAEKLGDVKGKCYQGRIAGVQVELCITYHPAAVLRKPALRGEFQKDLAMFFGGGLDRFLDPSK
- the radA gene encoding DNA repair and recombination protein RadA; translated protein: MSSKKKKADAEVSQTQATVEVRADVDVEELEGIGRVTGAKLKERGYYTVRDIAFASVKELAEIIGNEDRAQQIIEAARKMLGLHSFISALEVYERRKKIRRISTGVRSLDELLGGGIETRAVTEIVGEFGSGKTQLCHQLAVMVQLPEERGGLGAKAIYIDTENTFRPERIMQIAKARGLDSDQALHNIFYARAYSSDHQMILVEQAKSIIKQHNVALLVVDSVIAHFRSEFPGRENLAERQQKLNKHVADLLRLADAYDVAVVITNQVMAQPDVFFGNPLRPAGGNILAHGATYRLWLRKSKENIRIAKIFDSPYHPEGEVSFRITEEGLVD
- a CDS encoding V-type ATP synthase subunit F → MHIVIGDRSTVALFKLMGFEGKTIEDPAEALNFIKKSLDTYDAIFITSKIAKTIRRDLDEIRMRNPRKLLVEVPSVEEGMEREVNYLQIVRQVLGG
- a CDS encoding DUF2070 family protein gives rise to the protein MRTFERSYSLIFGRSPRKLAFYATAFLIILAALKSLSQPAALLLYIAYGGAILTILMLADRAVINLRRSYYIAVISTLLVAFFDVIFQKPVLSFALVGSTASALVLQSLKCKSPVYILPLVLTALIYYLMGSVSLLLLSAVYIAVLYLFRIVVNKMAGGLDAMCMFSSFLYAVFAEDDVLEDAFKELGQREKVPIHLFLIGGSHVVLVSDFHPGPFRHIGGGMLVDVLHREVGKMGYRLTFLHGVGSHERDPVSRDSVQRIVESVKSALASMHNGALPAGVRPLKVEVGDVKLVGLSLGTPPHLAIVSRVRSASDDIPTWVSKLVDPGEYILVDAQNKFNGAVQWRDEDVISLSRGLKALHEAGACRSFKIGVGHAATEHLVPLGYEIGPAGVSAIVGDCDGARSLLIVFDGNNIDSALYDKLVKAYERRGYSVVEVVTTDTHRATGVGIGRGYRIVGERLSHGAILEVVEKAVLEAEKNLAPLPVAYRRVEVEAEVLGEEGFRKIQKAVKMYKKVGVIVILAVFVLPSLVIALLA
- a CDS encoding C2H2-type zinc finger protein codes for the protein MEAQLCYACTDQNYARPVTTVKCTICKKEVDWRHVVSHYIDHGKKSGNDVVCPICNSKVKSQQYKHHVRQHFAVKRERSYICGICGRSFISIRSLIVHIMKAHE
- a CDS encoding V-type ATP synthase subunit E; this translates as MSLFEDLIRAKIAELEELKKNLLVDIETRIRREAYALLNKFTGQITSVESEVTLERERIIYEALVNSRRKIAETYENLLKDLIDAVYSEIDKIRGTERYVKFLTFLIQNAINYIQSRDVIIYTSPKDRGVVEAIARSLGITGLISERDMRVGVVVTSRDGSVTVDYSLETIVANKLEELKHLLYLGIQ
- a CDS encoding CDP-2,3-bis-(O-geranylgeranyl)-sn-glycerol synthase — its product is MDLTVFFLLIWPPYVANGSAVFASRLKWRHPVDFGRNFIDGRRIFGDGKTYEGVAIGIATGTVLGYFPNLVYHVIGVFDAFVLSASAVLGDLIGAFIKRRLCMPRGHPAFPLDQLDFLLTAFLVYSLFREIPVVYVLAAVVITPVIHRATNYVAYLLKLKKEPW
- a CDS encoding B12-binding domain-containing radical SAM protein, translated to MPLPKVDVILTADRSMMSNYHRKEFLGFGTTGPIFVELPFGLSERFHSYLFAPKLKTDKWGRPVEAPYGMRKIEAKLLDAGINAAVIDPDHVHKYLKHAKILMLSHHDYFGLNPPSSTWGVIVGKEPMNAVFFKRFMERLSPYIWEAKSANGLRVIVGGPAAWQWLYFPELVERWGIDTIFDGEGEKLIVDIVKNALEGKPLPKYVYVGVSEAPSVDEISTIKYPSINGLVEIGRGCPRGCAFCSVTLRAMRWYPLEKIEQELKVNAEAGVVDGILHSDEVPLYGSTGVEPDPEKLIALHKLAKRYYRKVGWSHTTLVAIYHGEKKMGKLFTKLSEIIIDEHQDWWGAQIGLETGSVRLARKIMPGKAAPYKIDQWHEIVVEAASIMHEIRLIPAITIIVGLPEEQPEDVIETIELIERLRPYRSLIVPLFYVPMSHVRSEKSGWLDKVNLYPEHIDLLKVVARHSIYWAKDIVNKFYFKGPQYAVVRLLVNYFINYVEKRLDRIEDDVECYKEELRKARAASRREILTFAS
- a CDS encoding ATP-grasp domain-containing protein codes for the protein MAVAIVAESQTPDEPTRDIYFEVKKRGLPVRYIPIQRLSVKIYNGEAIVETRRGPLEPSAVVIRGLGYVIDTNTLMRRVSALRILERKGAVAINPVDALLNCRNKLETVYLLSKAGIPVPPTVATEDLYYGYVTARDMGRVVLKPIQGSRGYGAMMFEDAEQAFQVMRTLLIAKNPLYIQKYIEKPNRDIRIIVVDGRAIGCMYRVSSSWKTNIAQGALGVPCELNPELEELAVKATHTMGLVYSGVDIGEGKEGYVVFEVNASPDWRGFKQATGINPAVHIAEYIERVVKR